From a region of the Latilactobacillus sakei genome:
- a CDS encoding excinuclease ABC subunit UvrA, with protein MANDKIVIHGARAHNLKDIDVTIPRDKLVVITGLSGSGKSSLAFDTLYAEGQRRYVESLSAYARQFLGQMDKPDVDSIDGLSPAISIDQKTTSKNPRSTVGTVTEINDYLRLLWARVGQPICPNDGTEISSQSVEQMVDRVLALPERTKLQIMSPIVRGKKGQHKKIFEKIQREGYVRVQVDGEVMDVSTDLELDKNKKHDINIVVDRIVVKDGVRSRLFDSFEAALRLSDGYATADVIGGEQLLFSEHYACPICGFTVGALEPRLFSFNAPFGACPECDGLGLKLEVDTDLVVPDTSKTLREGAIAPWNPISSQYYPQMLEQACTAFKIDMDRPFSKLTPRQKDIILNGSQGKEFHFHYENDFGGVRDVEVPFEGVLSNIDRRYRETNSDFTRTQMRTYMTELTCQTCHGKRLNRQALAVKVGGQDIAEVSDNAIKDGLPFFDNLELSEKDQVIAKPILKEVHDRLTFLINVGLDYLTLSRSAGTLSGGEAQRIRLATQIGSNLSGVLYILDEPSIGLHQRDNDRLIGSLKKMRDLGNTLIVVEHDEDTMRAADYLIDIGPGAGDLGGEVMAAGTPTEVEQNPNSLTGRYLAGQDYIPVPLKRRQGNGKKVRVTGAAENNLKDLTVDFPLGEFVAVTGVSGSGKSTLVNTILKKALAQKMNRNSAKPGQYKTITGYQNLEKLINIDQSPIGRTPRSNPATYTGVFDNVRDLFAQTNEAKLRGYKKGRFSFNVKGGRCEACKGDGIIKIEMNFLPDVYVPCEICHGSRYNSETLEVVYKGKNIAEILDMTVSEATEFFENIPKIARKLQTIVDVGLGYVTLGQSATTLSGGEAQRMKLASELQKQSTGKNLYILDEPTTGLHTDDIKRLLGVLERLVDEGNTVLVIEHNLDVIKTADYIIDLGPEGGDKGGTIVATGTPETLVNVAESYTGRYLKPILERDTARTLAAQE; from the coding sequence ATGGCAAATGATAAGATAGTAATTCACGGCGCACGCGCCCATAATTTAAAGGATATCGATGTTACGATTCCAAGAGATAAGTTGGTGGTTATCACTGGATTATCTGGTTCTGGGAAGAGTTCGTTAGCGTTTGATACGTTATACGCAGAAGGACAACGGCGGTATGTTGAGAGTTTATCAGCATATGCCCGTCAGTTCTTGGGGCAAATGGATAAACCGGATGTTGATTCAATTGACGGGTTAAGTCCAGCGATTTCGATTGACCAAAAGACGACCTCTAAGAATCCACGTTCAACAGTCGGAACAGTCACTGAAATCAATGATTATCTCCGCTTATTGTGGGCCCGAGTTGGTCAACCCATCTGTCCCAACGATGGGACTGAAATCAGTAGCCAATCAGTAGAACAAATGGTTGACCGGGTATTGGCTTTACCGGAGCGGACTAAACTCCAAATTATGTCACCAATCGTTCGTGGCAAAAAAGGCCAACACAAAAAAATCTTTGAGAAGATTCAACGTGAAGGCTATGTGCGTGTTCAAGTGGATGGCGAAGTGATGGATGTTAGCACCGACCTAGAATTAGATAAGAATAAGAAACATGATATCAATATTGTTGTTGATCGAATTGTCGTTAAAGACGGGGTGCGCTCACGGTTATTTGATTCATTTGAAGCAGCCTTGAGACTATCTGATGGATATGCGACAGCCGATGTAATTGGCGGCGAACAACTCTTATTCTCTGAACATTATGCGTGCCCAATCTGTGGGTTTACAGTTGGGGCATTAGAACCACGGCTATTCTCATTTAACGCGCCATTTGGGGCTTGTCCTGAATGTGATGGTTTGGGCTTAAAACTAGAAGTTGATACGGATCTCGTTGTGCCAGATACAAGTAAAACATTGCGTGAAGGGGCGATTGCACCTTGGAACCCAATCAGTTCGCAATACTACCCACAAATGTTAGAACAAGCTTGCACGGCCTTTAAAATCGATATGGACCGTCCTTTCAGTAAGTTGACACCTCGTCAAAAAGATATCATCTTAAATGGCTCACAAGGCAAAGAATTCCACTTCCATTATGAAAATGATTTTGGGGGCGTTCGCGATGTTGAAGTGCCTTTTGAAGGGGTCCTCAGCAATATTGATCGGCGTTATCGTGAAACGAATAGTGATTTCACACGGACGCAGATGCGCACTTATATGACGGAATTAACGTGTCAAACGTGTCACGGGAAGCGACTAAATCGCCAAGCTTTGGCGGTTAAAGTCGGTGGCCAAGATATCGCTGAAGTCTCAGACAATGCGATCAAAGATGGCCTTCCATTCTTCGATAACCTTGAACTTTCTGAAAAAGATCAAGTGATTGCGAAACCCATTTTGAAAGAAGTTCATGACCGCCTAACTTTCTTGATTAACGTCGGCTTAGACTATTTGACGTTGAGTCGTTCTGCTGGCACGCTTTCCGGTGGGGAAGCGCAACGGATTCGTTTGGCCACGCAAATTGGGTCGAACTTATCTGGCGTGCTTTACATCTTAGACGAACCTTCAATTGGGTTGCATCAACGTGATAATGACCGGTTAATCGGTTCTTTGAAGAAGATGCGCGATTTAGGGAACACCTTAATCGTGGTTGAACATGATGAAGATACGATGCGAGCAGCCGATTACCTAATTGATATTGGCCCAGGTGCTGGGGATCTTGGCGGAGAAGTGATGGCCGCTGGGACACCCACGGAAGTCGAACAAAACCCTAATTCCTTAACAGGCCGTTATTTAGCGGGGCAGGATTATATTCCGGTACCATTAAAACGGCGTCAAGGAAATGGTAAAAAGGTGCGGGTAACTGGCGCTGCTGAAAATAATTTAAAAGATTTAACGGTTGATTTTCCATTAGGTGAATTTGTCGCCGTGACCGGAGTTTCTGGATCGGGTAAATCAACATTAGTGAATACGATTTTGAAGAAGGCGCTTGCGCAAAAGATGAATCGTAATTCAGCTAAACCGGGGCAGTATAAGACTATCACGGGTTATCAAAATCTTGAGAAGTTGATTAATATCGACCAAAGTCCAATTGGCCGGACACCGCGGAGTAATCCAGCCACTTATACTGGAGTCTTCGATAATGTCCGTGATTTATTCGCCCAAACCAATGAAGCGAAGTTACGAGGCTACAAGAAGGGCCGTTTTAGTTTTAATGTGAAGGGCGGTCGCTGTGAAGCCTGCAAGGGTGACGGGATTATCAAGATTGAAATGAATTTCTTACCGGATGTCTACGTCCCTTGTGAAATTTGTCATGGTAGTCGTTATAATTCAGAAACTTTAGAAGTGGTTTACAAAGGCAAGAATATTGCTGAAATTTTGGATATGACCGTTTCTGAAGCAACTGAATTCTTCGAAAATATTCCTAAGATTGCCCGTAAACTACAAACAATCGTCGATGTTGGTCTAGGTTATGTAACATTGGGCCAATCGGCAACAACCTTATCTGGTGGAGAAGCCCAACGGATGAAATTGGCTTCTGAATTACAAAAGCAATCAACCGGTAAGAACTTGTATATCTTGGACGAACCAACAACTGGTTTGCATACGGATGATATCAAACGGTTGTTAGGCGTACTAGAACGGTTGGTTGATGAAGGCAACACGGTTTTAGTCATCGAACATAATCTAGATGTGATTAAAACAGCTGATTATATCATTGATTTAGGACCAGAAGGCGGTGACAAAGGTGGCACCATCGTTGCGACTGGCACACCTGAAACGTTGGTGAACGTTGCAGAAAGCTATACGGGGCGCTACTTGAAACCAATTTTAGAACGGGATACCGCCCGCACATTAGCGGCACAAGAATAG
- a CDS encoding RNase adapter RapZ: MTDTLNLVVITGMSGAGKTVAMQSFEDLGYFCVDNMPPSLLPKFWELVKESGKVTKIALVIDLRSRAFYDGIIEMLSGLDNTQFVTTKILFLDASDEELVSRYKETRRSHPLARNGRLMDGIHKERELLTEIRNQSQMVVNTSMLSPRELREQIFRVFKTSDNPSFHIEVMSFGFKYGLPIDADIVMDVRFLPNPYYVAEFKALNGLDKPVRDYVMEQPATEQFYQQLTALLKSIMPGYLKEGKTSVTIAIGCTGGQHRSVALAQRLADDLAVDYPVDVTHRDMKKRKESVNRS; this comes from the coding sequence ATGACAGATACATTGAATTTAGTAGTAATTACTGGGATGAGTGGTGCGGGTAAAACCGTTGCAATGCAGAGTTTTGAAGATTTAGGTTATTTCTGTGTTGATAATATGCCACCTTCATTATTACCCAAATTTTGGGAATTAGTGAAGGAATCCGGTAAGGTTACAAAGATCGCGTTAGTGATCGATTTACGTTCGCGCGCCTTTTATGATGGGATTATCGAAATGCTTTCCGGGCTTGATAATACCCAATTTGTCACAACTAAGATTCTATTCTTAGATGCTTCTGATGAAGAACTTGTTTCTCGCTATAAAGAAACGCGTCGTTCGCACCCACTTGCGCGTAATGGTCGTTTAATGGATGGGATTCATAAGGAACGTGAATTACTAACTGAAATCAGAAACCAATCTCAGATGGTGGTTAATACGTCAATGTTATCACCTCGCGAATTACGGGAACAGATTTTCCGGGTCTTTAAGACCTCTGATAATCCGTCATTTCATATCGAAGTGATGTCATTTGGATTTAAATATGGGTTGCCAATCGATGCTGATATTGTGATGGATGTGCGCTTCTTGCCTAATCCATACTATGTTGCGGAATTCAAAGCGTTAAATGGGTTAGATAAACCAGTTAGAGATTACGTTATGGAACAGCCCGCAACAGAACAATTTTATCAACAATTGACGGCCCTACTAAAAAGTATCATGCCAGGGTACCTTAAAGAAGGTAAAACCAGTGTCACGATTGCAATTGGCTGTACTGGCGGTCAACATCGCTCAGTCGCATTAGCACAACGTTTAGCGGATGATTTAGCCGTTGACTATCCAGTTGATGTGACGCATCGTGATATGAAGAAACGAAAGGAATCGGTGAACCGCTCATGA